The Brasilonema sennae CENA114 genome includes a region encoding these proteins:
- the msrA gene encoding peptide-methionine (S)-S-oxide reductase MsrA: MVLFGFGKKLSLPTPEEALSGRAEKMPVPARHYVNGHPLKPPFPEGMELATFGMGCFWGAERKFWQLEGVYSTAVGYAAGVTPNPTYKEVCSGRTGHNEVVQVVFDPKVISYSELLKVFWENHNPTQGMRQGNDVGTQYRSGIYVYSENQRKLAEASQQAYQKALSASDYGKITTEILDAPEFYYAEDYHQQYLAKNPNGYCGLGGTNVACPVGIAQLNG, from the coding sequence TGAAGAAGCTTTGTCAGGGCGAGCAGAAAAAATGCCAGTACCGGCTCGTCACTATGTTAACGGTCATCCGCTCAAGCCGCCATTTCCAGAAGGAATGGAACTTGCAACGTTTGGTATGGGGTGCTTTTGGGGTGCAGAACGCAAATTCTGGCAGCTAGAAGGAGTTTACAGCACAGCAGTCGGTTATGCTGCAGGTGTCACTCCTAACCCTACTTATAAAGAAGTGTGTTCTGGACGCACAGGTCACAATGAAGTGGTACAAGTCGTCTTTGATCCAAAAGTCATTAGTTATTCTGAGTTACTAAAAGTCTTCTGGGAAAACCACAACCCCACTCAAGGCATGCGTCAGGGTAACGACGTGGGTACTCAGTATCGTTCAGGGATTTACGTGTATTCTGAAAATCAAAGAAAGCTAGCAGAAGCATCGCAACAAGCTTATCAGAAAGCTCTCAGTGCTTCAGATTATGGAAAAATTACCACTGAAATTCTGGATGCTCCTGAATTTTACTATGCCGAGGACTACCATCAGCAGTACCTGGCGAAAAACCCCAATGGCTATTGCGGATTAGGCGGGACTAACGTTGCTTGTCCTGTGGGAATAGCTCAACTCAACGGTTAA